The following nucleotide sequence is from Diospyros lotus cultivar Yz01 chromosome 3, ASM1463336v1, whole genome shotgun sequence.
GCCTTCAGAACTTGTATTCATAGCTGAATCAAATGGGTCATGAGTTAAAACCTGGTCATCTCTCCTCCCACAAGTGTCTGAAGTCAGAGCCGCTCGGGCAATGGCTTTTCTGCCAGTAGGGACATCGCTTTCTACCAAGGACGACTGGTTTGTGATAGAGCCGACAAAATGAGAATTGGTGTTCTCTAAATGCTCAGATTTCTGTTTCCACATGAAAGATTCAGCATCTGTACTCCCTCTAATTTTCTGATTCAACATGTCTCCAGTATTGCTCATAGATGTAATAGGCTTGTCAAAATTCTTTTGATCCAACTCAATTAAGTAATCGATTCTTCTTGATGATCCTGCTGGAATTTTTTTGAATAGAATGAGATTTGAATTTCATGATTCAACCAAGGACATGGCAGTAATATACTCATGAGCAAATCAATAAATATTCCTTCCCTATCAGTTTAGTCTTTAAGGTCAATTTCACTGAATGGGAAATGAAATCAGAAAACAAGTTACTATATAGGCAGCACTTCATCCTAAAATATTGGCAAGCAAAGTGCTCCAAGAATTTGAATGACTTGCGGCCAAGGTCTTGCAGTTCATGTACTTAGATCCTTATCCTAGAAAACTGACTACCCAATGCAAAATGCAGAGAGTCTGAGAACCATTTAGAATATGATCATGCAAATGTCCTTTCTTGAACAACAGTGCAACCTGTCTCTTACCTCCATCAGAGCTTTCAGTGGAGCTCAGTGACGCTGGCTTTGAATGGCAAATAACAGCTTCTTCTGCTACCTTATCTCTTAGCTGATGAAGTCCCAATGATGAAGCATGGGAATCCATTCCACCAGAAAGCCGTCTGAGTGGATCAACCAAGAAATCAAGGGAGATAAAAGACTTTAACAGATGATCGAATGGCAAACAAGAACACAAGCGAGATAAAGACTCCAAATACATATGGTTGTTCAATCGCACATGGGCCAAAAAGAATCGATTAGTGCCACTTCCAGCAGCAATAGCAGTAGTGAAGCAAAGACTATTATGAAAGATATCCATCCATAGAAGGAATGGAAGGAGCTTATTCACTTGATGGCGGAAGTGAGGGTCAACAGCCCAAGCAGCTCTCTGCCCAGCCCACAGCATAGTGTGGAATCTGGATTTCTTTTAGATATGGATGAGGGAGTCCGGTAAATGCAAGTCTGAGTTTTCACATCAAGGCTCTATCTGATTAAAAACGAacttggaatattatgtttaaCGAAAAAAGGTTTGAATCAGAATGAAATCGTGCACTTCCCATTATACCACCCTTGCGCGGCACCAGTGAGGGTCTTTCCTCAATCCCAATAAAGGatatcaatttcttttattttataagtaGTTCAAGAAGATCGGACGGTCCTGACCAAGAGGCAATCGGGGTTCAAATCCCCGTTGATCTATTCTATGGCGTATAGAGTGCATATAGAACCAACGGGACCCACGGGAAATATATGGAATGAGAAGGTACATAAAAACCAAATTCACCAAAAAAGTGAAGTTCTATATCAATAATTCTtccaagttattttttttttctttttagacaGTTATATGCAGATGATACTAACATTCAAGTAATCATCATGCAACCCAAAACTTTAACAGTAATTAATGGGTCTGTTTGGCATAGATACAGAAAATGGATTGCAAAGAGAACATGACTTACTAaaaactttctttttctttttggaaaaaaaaacgaaaattttgagaatttgaTGCCTTCTGCCATTGTCTTATTCAAGAGTAGAaaggaaaaatctgaaaaacAGAAAGCAACATGGTGTTTATTGAAAACTATCCTCTAAAATCAGTATTAGAACAAATGAATTTCCAGTTGGGCTTTCTATGTTCTCTATTTCCAAAGATCCCACCACACAACATCCGTATCACACTTAAGCAAGATGTGAACATCAGAAATGAAAGAGCAATAAAGTAATTACCATCACCTGTCATTCCAGTTTGACTTGATGCTACAGAAATTATCAAAAACGGGCAATAAATCCTTCAATTTTATCTCCACTCCATCCAGTGGGACCCTTTCAATTTCAAACTCCCCGCCTGTGTGACCTTTGATTGCTAGAGGACTCATCATGTGCAAATGAATCTAAGACCAAAAATTAAGATGAATCACAaccaaaaagagaaaacataaaaattttatcacagGTATGACCACAAAATACAAACGCTTCACAAGTCCAATGGAAGAAATACCTTGGATTTTTGCCATATAGCCAACCTCCCACAGTTCATTTGCACCTCAGCATTGGATAGGTAGAAATGTGATCTCTCTTGGGGCTTTAGGAGATCACTTTTAACCATCTCATTAACCAAAATCCTCCCATTTATTGCCTGAAAATTTGTTCTACTTCTACCTTTGTCGCCAATTATCTGTGAAACTTCCTGTCTGGAAAAGGTAGTCCAAGAAATAGATTCCTCTCTCTCCAGCCAATCTGCTCGTCTGCATACATCCCACCATTGAATAGGTTCAACCTTTACCCTTATTTCTTCATCACTGGTATGCATATGGTAACCAGACTGAGTTTTTAAATCAGTATCACTTAGTTCTAGCCCCTTTAATGGAATGAGTTCATGTTGAACAACATGACCTGATGGAGTATAAACCAACAGATGCTCCAAGGAATTAGCCCTTACGTGAATATCTCGACAACCATGAGACAAGGAATTGTGAAAAATAGCAGCAACAGCACCCGATGGCGTAGAAACCTTTCCTGCTGCAGAAGTAGCAGCATTGGTAACTGAATTAAGCAACCCAGAGTTACCATCTCTTATCCGGGCTACTACAGAAAGTGTAATAGGTGGTGGTGGAGAAAAATGATGGTTAATATTGAATGATGAAGTAGACCACCATGGTTGAGTTAAAACTGGATTCAGCAAGGCCTCTTCACCATGAGAATCAATGGTTTGAAATCCAACATCACCGCCAAAAGGTGATAGAACATAGATATGGCATGTTCCCTTATTTGAGATAATGGCAACCCACTGACCATAATGACTAAAGCAAATGTCTTGGATGATCTATCAACAGCAAACaggaaaagaaaagtaaaaaacaaatatgaaaagcATTACTAACCACCCTGGGAAAAGGGTAAAAACAAATAAAGCTGAGAGTTAAATGTCTACTAACAGCGGTTGTTATTCCACGATGGAGCTTGTAGAGATGTACATGAGCAGAGCTCCAATCATAGCTTTGATTTCCAGATTCATTGTGTGTACAAGAGGGTATTATGCGGaagatatttatgttatttccACATACTGAAGCAGTAACCAGAAGGGTTCCGCTTGGATCAAAGCATAATGCAGATATTGGACTTTTATGAGCCCTGAACTGGGATATAACAGCCCGAGATATGAAATCCTTTACAATAACCTGCAAATAACAGCATAGGCAAGAATACAGTGTCTTTTCTAGAGGGACatgaaaataatctaaaatctcATGTCTAACTTCAATTATATATGTTCTTGTTATAGTGGGAAATGGTATTCACAAACAGATAGAAGCTCCGGAAAGAATCACATTTTCTTCTTAGCTATTCTAAAGAAAAAGACCTGCATGGTAATCCAGGGAGGTTGCAGATTAATATTTATAGGAGactttaatttattattcacTTTAATAACTAAGTAGGAATTCCTACTGAAGAAAAAAGAAGCCAATTTTTCTGCAGTTTTAAATGGACTACAGTTATCATAGGTGGAGCACCAAATTAGATGAACAAATAGCTAGTACAAAATCTCTTCCATTTCTAGAGAATATAAGAGTTCAAGCTACATATAACTAACCATTCCTGCATTCTCCATTTCTGAAGCTGTAAGCCTACCAATCTTCCGGCCAGAACTTGATGGAACTTGAGTAATGGGACCATCTAGAAGCAGATCTGGACAGTATCTGGATACGGTTTTGTATCCCATATCACCCAGATTGATTATACCAG
It contains:
- the LOC127797410 gene encoding autophagy-related protein 18g isoform X2 is translated as MKKGKCKNSSLLPNSLKIISSCLKTVSTNASTVVRSAGASVAASISASSDDRRDQVTWAGFDKIEFGPTTFKHVLLLGYLNGFQVYDVEDGSNFSELVSKHDGPVTFLQMLPIPAKSDSDEGFRSSHPLLLVVAGDEPNNLRLSQTGAHGAHLNSLSRGATLECHPAKHVNFPTAIRFYSLRSNCFVKMMKFQSAVCMVRCSSRIVAISLATQIYCIDALTLENKFSVLTSPVPQLGGQGSIAVNCGYGPMAVGPRWLAYASSNLLVSSAGRVSPKNLTPSPGVSPLTSPSSGSMMARYAMESSKQLAAGIINLGDMGYKTVSRYCPDLLLDGPITQVPSSSGRKIGRLTASEMENAGMVIVKDFISRAVISQFRAHKSPISALCFDPSGTLLVTASVCGNNINIFRIIPSCTHNESGNQSYDWSSAHVHLYKLHRGITTAIIQDICFSHYGQWVAIISNKGTCHIYVLSPFGGDVGFQTIDSHGEEALLNPVLTQPWWSTSSFNINHHFSPPPPITLSVVARIRDGNSGLLNSVTNAATSAAGKVSTPSGAVAAIFHNSLSHGCRDIHVRANSLEHLLVYTPSGHVVQHELIPLKGLELSDTDLKTQSGYHMHTSDEEIRVKVEPIQWWDVCRRADWLEREESISWTTFSRQEVSQIIGDKGRSRTNFQAINGRILVNEMVKSDLLKPQERSHFYLSNAEVQMNCGRLAIWQKSKIHLHMMSPLAIKGHTGGEFEIERVPLDGVEIKLKDLLPVFDNFCSIKSNWNDRRLSGGMDSHASSLGLHQLRDKVAEEAVICHSKPASLSSTESSDGGSSRRIDYLIELDQKNFDKPITSMSNTGDMLNQKIRGSTDAESFMWKQKSEHLENTNSHFVGSITNQSSLVESDVPTGRKAIARAALTSDTCGRRDDQVLTHDPFDSAMNTSSEGCEPSRLQNSVDLESLSQEGYCKALESDGYCKLADVVTDEYQVNCSKEHHERENPEDDRDNDELPGGVFSFFDQGKTVRVMNTTYLVSHKGGLMPTNC
- the LOC127797410 gene encoding autophagy-related protein 18g isoform X1, coding for MKKGKCKNSSLLPNSLKIISSCLKTVSTNASTVVRSAGASVAASISASSDDRRDQVTWAGFDKIEFGPTTFKHVLLLGYLNGFQVYDVEDGSNFSELVSKHDGPVTFLQMLPIPAKSDSDEGFRSSHPLLLVVAGDEPNNLRLSQTGAHGAHLNSLSRGATLECHPAKHVNFPTAIRFYSLRSNCFVKMMKFQSAVCMVRCSSRIVAISLATQIYCIDALTLENKFSVLTSPVPQLGGQGSIAVNCGYGPMAVGPRWLAYASSNLLVSSAGRVSPKNLTPSPGVSPLTSPSSGSMMARYAMESSKQLAAGIINLGDMGYKTVSRYCPDLLLDGPITQVPSSSGRKIGRLTASEMENAGMVIVKDFISRAVISQFRAHKSPISALCFDPSGTLLVTASVCGNNINIFRIIPSCTHNESGNQSYDWSSAHVHLYKLHRGITTAIIQDICFSHYGQWVAIISNKGTCHIYVLSPFGGDVGFQTIDSHGEEALLNPVLTQPWWSTSSFNINHHFSPPPPITLSVVARIRDGNSGLLNSVTNAATSAAGKVSTPSGAVAAIFHNSLSHGCRDIHVRANSLEHLLVYTPSGHVVQHELIPLKGLELSDTDLKTQSGYHMHTSDEEIRVKVEPIQWWDVCRRADWLEREESISWTTFSRQEVSQIIGDKGRSRTNFQAINGRILVNEMVKSDLLKPQERSHFYLSNAEVQMNCGRLAIWQKSKIHLHMMSPLAIKGHTGGEFEIERVPLDGVEIKLKDLLPVFDNFCSIKSNWNDRRLSGGMDSHASSLGLHQLRDKVAEEAVICHSKPASLSSTESSDGAGSSRRIDYLIELDQKNFDKPITSMSNTGDMLNQKIRGSTDAESFMWKQKSEHLENTNSHFVGSITNQSSLVESDVPTGRKAIARAALTSDTCGRRDDQVLTHDPFDSAMNTSSEGCEPSRLQNSVDLESLSQEGYCKALESDGYCKLADVVTDEYQVNCSKEHHERENPEDDRDNDELPGGVFSFFDQGKTVRVMNTTYLVSHKGGLMPTNC
- the LOC127797410 gene encoding autophagy-related protein 18g isoform X3 gives rise to the protein MKKGKCKNSSLLPNSLKIISSCLKTVSTNASTVVRSAGASVAASISASSDDRRDQVTWAGFDKIEFGPTTFKHVLLLGYLNGFQVYDVEDGSNFSELVSKHDGPVTFLQMLPIPAKSDSDEGFRSSHPLLLVVAGDEPNNLRLSQTGAHGAHLNSLSRGATLECHPAKHVNFPTAIRFYSLRSNCFVKMMKFQSAVCMVRCSSRIVAISLATQIYCIDALTLENKFSVLTSPVPQLGGQGSIAVNCGYGPMAVGPRWLAYASSNLLVSSAGRVSPKNLTPSPGVSPLTSPSSGSMMARYAMESSKQLAAGIINLGDMGYKTVSRYCPDLLLDGPITQVPSSSGRKIGRLTASEMENAGMVIVKDFISRAVISQFRAHKSPISALCFDPSGTLLVTASVCGNNINIFRIIPSCTHNESGNQSYDWSSAHVHLYKLHRGITTAIIQDICFSHYGQWVAIISNKGTCHIYVLSPFGGDVGFQTIDSHGEEALLNPVLTQPWWSTSSFNINHHFSPPPPITLSVVARIRDGNSGLLNSVTNAATSAAGKVSTPSGAVAAIFHNSLSHGCRDIHVRANSLEHLLVYTPSGHVVQHELIPLKGLELSDTDLKTQSGYHMHTSDEEIRVKVEPIQWWDVCRRADWLEREESISWTTFSRQEVSQIIGDKGRSRTNFQAINGRILVNEMVKSDLLKPQERSHFYLSNAEVQMNCGRLAIWQKSKIHLHMMSPLAIKGHTGGEFEIERVPLDGVEIKLKDLLPVFDNFCSIKSNWNDRRLSGGMDSHASSLGLHQLRDKVAEEAVICHSKPASLSSTESSDGAGSSRRIDYLIELDQKNFDKPITSMSNTGDMLNQKIRGSTDAESFMWKQKSEHLENTNSHFVGSITNQSSLVESDVPTGRKAIARAALTSDTCGRRDDQVLTHDPFDSAMNTSSEGCEPSRLQNSVDLESLSQEGYCKALESDGYCKLADVVTDEYQVNCSKEHHERENPEDDRDNDELPGGVFSFFDQGKTVDS
- the LOC127797410 gene encoding autophagy-related protein 18g isoform X4; its protein translation is MKKGKCKNSSLLPNSLKIISSCLKTVSTNASTVVRSAGASVAASISASSDDRRDQVTWAGFDKIEFGPTTFKHVLLLGYLNGFQVYDVEDGSNFSELVSKHDGPVTFLQMLPIPAKSDSDEGFRSSHPLLLVVAGDEPNNLRLSQTGAHGAHLNSLSRGATLECHPAKHVNFPTAIRFYSLRSNCFVKMMKFQSAVCMVRCSSRIVAISLATQIYCIDALTLENKFSVLTSPVPQLGGQGSIAVNCGYGPMAVGPRWLAYASSNLLVSSAGRVSPKNLTPSPGVSPLTSPSSGSMMARYAMESSKQLAAGIINLGDMGYKTVSRYCPDLLLDGPITQVPSSSGRKIGRLTASEMENAGMVIVKDFISRAVISQFRAHKSPISALCFDPSGTLLVTASVCGNNINIFRIIPSCTHNESGNQSYDWSSAHVHLYKLHRGITTAIIQDICFSHYGQWVAIISNKGTCHIYVLSPFGGDVGFQTIDSHGEEALLNPVLTQPWWSTSSFNINHHFSPPPPITLSVVARIRDGNSGLLNSVTNAATSAAGKVSTPSGAVAAIFHNSLSHGCRDIHVRANSLEHLLVYTPSGHVVQHELIPLKGLELSDTDLKTQSGYHMHTSDEEIRVKVEPIQWWDVCRRADWLEREESISWTTFSRQEVSQIIGDKGRSRTNFQAINGRILVNEMVKSDLLKPQERSHFYLSNAEVQMNCGRLAIWQKSKIHLHMMSPLAIKGHTGGEFEIERVPLDGVEIKLKDLLPVFDNFCSIKSNWNDRRLSGGMDSHASSLGLHQLRDKVAEEAVICHSKPASLSSTESSDGAGSSRRIDYLIELDQKNFDKPITSMSNTGDMLNQKIRGSTDAESFMWKQKSEHLENTNSHFVGSITNQSSLVESDVPTGRKAIARAALTSDTCGRRDDQVLTHDPFDSAMNTSSEGCEPSRLQNSVDLESLSQEGYCKALESDGYCKLADVVTDEYQVNCSKEHHERENPEDDRDNDELPGGVFSFFDQG
- the LOC127797410 gene encoding autophagy-related protein 18g isoform X5, with the protein product MKKGKCKNSSLLPNSLKIISSCLKTVSTNASTVVRSAGASVAASISASSDDRRDQVTWAGFDKIEFGPTTFKHVLLLGYLNGFQVYDVEDGSNFSELVSKHDGPVTFLQMLPIPAKSDSDEGFRSSHPLLLVVAGDEPNNLRLSQTGAHGAHLNSLSRGATLECHPAKHVNFPTAIRFYSLRSNCFVKMMKFQSAVCMVRCSSRIVAISLATQIYCIDALTLENKFSVLTSPVPQLGGQGSIAVNCGYGPMAVGPRWLAYASSNLLVSSAGRVSPKNLTPSPGVSPLTSPSSGSMMARYAMESSKQLAAGIINLGDMGYKTVSRYCPDLLLDGPITQVPSSSGRKIGRLTASEMENAGMVIVKDFISRAVISQFRAHKSPISALCFDPSGTLLVTASVCGNNINIFRIIPSCTHNESGNQSYDWSSAHVHLYKLHRGITTAIIQDICFSHYGQWVAIISNKGTCHIYVLSPFGGDVGFQTIDSHGEEALLNPVLTQPWWSTSSFNINHHFSPPPPITLSVVARIRDGNSGLLNSVTNAATSAAGKVSTPSGAVAAIFHNSLSHGCRDIHVRANSLEHLLVYTPSGHVVQHELIPLKGLELSDTDLKTQSGYHMHTSDEEIRVKVEPIQWWDVCRRADWLEREESISWTTFSRQEVSQIIGDKGRSRTNFQAINGRILVNEMVKSDLLKPQERSHFYLSNAEVQMNCGRLAIWQKSKIHLHMMSPLAIKGHTGGEFEIERVPLDGVEIKLKDLLPVFDNFCSIKSNWNDRRLSGGMDSHASSLGLHQLRDKVAEEAVICHSKPASLSSTESSDGAGSSRRIDYLIELDQKNFDKPITSMSNTGDMLNQKIRGSTDAESFMWKQKSEHLENTNSHFVGSITNQSSLVESDVPTGRKAIARAALTSDTCGRRDDQEGYCKALESDGYCKLADVVTDEYQVNCSKEHHERENPEDDRDNDELPGGVFSFFDQGKTVRVMNTTYLVSHKGGLMPTNC